The genome window TCTTTAGGAAAAGAAGGGGCAAAAAGGTTGTGACTAGGTTGCTCCACAAGCAATTGAGTCAATTCATAAATCATTGACACCACTGACCTCTATAGGAAATGGGAACGTAGAGCAAAATGCCAAAAAGCATCATTTCTACATGCATGTTTGAACTTGTGTTAATCTTATTACCAAGTCATCTAAGCAATACTAGTCCATCTTCTGCTTGTAACAGCAGTACTACTCCATTCAAGCCTCGTATCATAGTGGCAGATCATGTTGGGTACGTCTATTTGGCACGCACTTACACACAATTATGTGTACAGTAAATGAGCCATTGAAAGGCATCAAATGAAGCAACCTAACCTTCTTGCACAACACAAGATGCCCACCTTTCTCTCTTCCATGCAAGCATGAATGAACGAGTAGGAGCAGAGTTAAGCAGGAGGCAGAATGCTCTAACACTAACCAGGCTTTATGGCCTGCACTGATCTAGTTGGTGCTCTTCACATGGGTGAGTTTGCACTGCAAGAGACTAAAAGGACAGTGGAGCTCAAAGGCTATCTGGGAATATCATTGCCTTAGACCTTTCCTTTGTGGAAGCCACCAAGCGCTGTCCAGACCTTAATCGAAAATTGGTAAAGgaaagaggagggaggggaacAAAAAGGAAGGAAACGCATTTCCCATGCACACAACAAAGGCGACAAGACAAAAGGGCTCCATTGATGCATATCTAGCGGCGCACCAGAGTGCAGATGCACATGCTATTGTCAAGGTACAGAAGAGGTTTTCATAGTCACCATGTGAGAAAACTAGGGTAGAATGCTCCCCACGTATGTGCTTCATAATCTAAGTTGGTACTACTGTGCCACACACATACATTTAGACTTGAGATCTTTCTATAAACGGATTGTTTCGCGAATTTTTATGATTTGAATACGAATCCAACCTATGCAAATGCCCTTATACATCTCATGGAAGTCAACTGAGATAGGTTCATAGAAAGAGTGAGTCTCTAATTGCAGAGAATCGAAATGGAAATTTCTGCGAGGACATCGCAGAACTCTGCCGTGAGTAAAGAtcttttccaaaaaaagaaggaaagagcAAGATATAGCTCTGACCACATGCATAAAGTGACTCAATGATTTTCGTTAGGAGAAGCCCTATCGTGCAAGTATCAAGTTATGTATCCATAGACATGGATTTTAGATTAAGGCAAGTATCAGAATGTGTATCTGTTGTATTACTAAGATGGGTACACATCGATTTTAGATTAAGATGCATAGTATTTGGCACCCAAGAAGCTCTCTAATATTTGTAATTTCCCCTTCTGCAATTCCACCATTCACAATGCCTTTGAGATGGACATTTATGAGGCCCCCACCACCTCCATCTGTCCCCTCTCCCCTccagagataaaaaaaaacaatatccCCTTATATACCCTGTCAAAATTAAACAACTGATTCACACAGGGGGGTATAGTTTTGTCCTtaaatgctctctctctctctccctccctccctccctccctctctacAGAATGGAGCATTTGAAGACGCATCCGCATTTGTGCCTCGATAGTCAATACTCTTCTCAAGgatgtcatgcatgcatgattgttACGACTGAGGTTTTTTCAACTCACAAGTTAGTGGTAAGTGGACAAAACGGATTCAATTCCAATAGTGAAGTGAAACCTCTTCTAcgtattctagaaaaaaatagtgaaacGAAACAGCCACTGTGCACAAACAATAGATGGGCAAGGAATCCACGCCATGTCCAGAAACAGTAGCAAGAACAGAAGCAGCAACTAGcagcaataaaaaaaaagatgaatatGTCGTGATATAGTAATAACATTACCTTTGCCCAACAGGGTGTCTCAGAACAGAACAGGCATTGAAAGCATGCGAGACTGCTGCGTATTGCTGCTGCAGCAACGCGACTAGTCAAAATCtaatgcgtgcatgcatgcaaacggCTCCAGATTTAATGGCCATACCTTTTGCATCTTCCTTGAAAAGAGAACTTTTCTTGCCACACGGGTTCTTTCAGAAGATAGGTAGATGTAGCGGTCTTTCTCGTCAGTAGAAATCAATATGGTAGGTACATCATGAATTGCTTCAACTGGAGTACATAATTTAACAATGCAAGAATTTGAAATGTATGTCAATTCAAGACTGATCATGGACCATTTTTTATGCACCCTGAAGGGCAAAAATTTCAGTAATAAGTGTTGTTTCTAACTTTGATTACTAGAATAAAtctatttaaaaacaaataaatttaGCTTGCACAAGTCAGCCTCTGAATGACTGAAATAACTGTTGCTACTTGCAAGTCATTTTTCCTGTAAGGTTTCTCCTTTTGAACTGTAGCTGATATATCAATTGCATGTTGCAATTGTTGTTCGGTATTTTCCCAGCAACTGGCAGCTCGGCGCCCAGCAAGAATTTCTTTTCCAGCCCAACGTGCAGCGTCCTAAGGAATTTCAACTGTCTATTAGTATTTGTTCTGGAAGACTTAATTTATTCGAAACTACTGAACTCTGATGTCCATCGTATTTTTCTAAAGGCTCGTCTGTTCTGGACCGCTGTAGGTACCACAACTCTGCAGGGCAGGGCAGTAATACATCCTGAAATGGCCATAAATGGGCAGCTTATAATCATAGAATTGCACCATAAATATTGCAGTTCCTAGAGCTGGTGTCATTCAGTCAAAACAACCAATTGCCAAGACAAAGATCTTCCCTGGATCGGAGACCTCGCAGTCCCAGGGACAGCCTGGCTCCTACCAAATGCTCACAAGACACAGCCGCAGGCTAGATAAGCAGGGCATCATCTGTGCCGCCCAGTGCATGTTGAAAGACGAGGCAGTGAAACCCTATCGCTAGTAGGCAAAGCCCATGATTGTGTTCTGGATTTCTGATCAACAAACAGTAACAAAACACCTACATAATAAGTAAAACTGTGCAACTGAAGCGCTTTAAAAAGTGGTCAGGCAGATTCAGTGGTCACCATTGTCAAGTCTGTTCGTCCAGAAGTTAAATGCTTTATGTGTGCAGCGGAGCAAAAATTTAAACCCATTACGTTCAAATAAATTAGAAGGTACAGCAGAAATTAGAATCGAGTACTTCAGATATGAAAATTTACCTGTTCTTGTAGGCGCCAAATGATGCATCAGTGCAACATCAATTTCAGATCTTGACTGCTCAGTGTTGCACAGGAAGCAAATATTACCTGGCCATGAAAGGAAACCTGAATATTGACAGTTTGACTCACTAGCCATGACTGTTTGCTCCTAGAAAACTTTGCTGGATGCAGTCATTTACAGGCATGTCTTGCACTCGTCACGTGCCGAGGTTCAGTCAGCTGAGCTGAAATAAGAACCACCAGCTATAGCAGGGGCAAGACCAAGACTGCAAGATATCGCCTTGTATTTCTCAATGCAGATCTTTAACAAGTGGTGATATTTACATGCTGTCTGTTTACAACGCTGCCAATCAACTTCGTTTAATTGGCACAGTACATAATGAACTCTTGATTTTGGCACAGTACATAATGAACTCTTGATTAAGTAAAATGTACATACAACAATGTATACTCTTGTATGAATTAATTAACCACAAACTCGCCAAAATAACCGGCTTAGGTGGTCGGTTGTCATCCTAATGAAGCAACTGGTGCCAACTCTGTGACGAAAAGTCCGACAAAATTGACGGAGCAGTGCAGTTCTTTGTGGTCAAGAACAGGCATGTAACTACACAAGGACCTGCGACTTGGCCGCACGACGCGAGCATTTGATGCGAGCGCTCTTGTTCACGCTGCAAGCACACCCTTCCAATAGCTCGAAGTCTTCCTCACATATAAGTATTGATGCCATCTCGGGACAGTCCAATAACATTTTGGAGCTAAGATATCCTGCAATGGTCCAGGTTTGATATAGCCGTGATTGTTTCCCAATAAACCTTCCTGTCCTGGTGTCATAATATTCCGGCCACTTGTCATTTGAGAGCCTCTTTTCTGCCACTTCAACAGCCCTCAATGCTAAGTCACGCCTACCCATCTTGATACATGCTAGGGTGAACTGAACAACGAAGATAAATAATTAAACAGCAATCTCTAAGAAAACTTACAAAGGCCCAGGCAAGGCATGAGAAGTTCCAAGTAGTGTAGCTTAAGTGTACCTGCCATAACAATGTAGGCCAAGAACCACCATTGTGATACGACCAGGGCCTGCAAGTAATCAAAAGTCTTATGAATAAAATCAGATAAAGGCAACTCAACTTGGTTAATGCCTTTGGACTCACTTCTAGGGAAGGCTTTGCATCATGGGGGCAAAAGTAGTAAAGTCTACTTTACCAAAATTTATGGCCTTAGATATTGATGATGTTCTCATGAAAAGCAAGATAGCATGTAACAATTTTTTTGTATCCCCGTGAAACATCTGAATATATAGAAGAAAACTAAAGGGAGTAGAAAAGTTCAGCTGCTCACGTGTTTTTGGGGTCACTGCCGGTAATGATACGCCACTCCTCATTCTCTAGTGCAGGGTAGCATATCTTGAGAGGCATATTTGCTACTATGTCATCCCATTTGGCTTCAATGAGGTTCAGAATACCCTCTGCTTGCCTTTGAGTAGCAAGAGATGAGACAATCGCCCAGAGATTCCCAAGAGAAAAAAACCTAAAATCCATGTGAGCTGGCTGTAGATTGCCTATAAGGTAACCACCTTTCTCAGGAATCCAGTCTGCAAGCCAAGAAGGAATCTGCTCTGGGTAGATGTTGAACTTATTAATAGCATCATAGGAGTACTCTTCAGTCTTGTAGCGATAAATTTCATTTATCTTCTTCATATCAACCCAATAATACTCTCTGATGTGAAATGATAAAGCACTGAGCCTGTTGTTGATAGCACGGATCAGGTTCTTCGATCCATCATTAACACCGATCATTTCACGGGCACAGCGCACAGCAGAATAGAACAGAGCCTGTGGAACAGATCCCATAAGATGACTGATGACAATTCTCTCTTTTATACAGGTTTTATCTACTAAGGAGCCCCAATATGCAACATTGCAAAGTAAAGGGTACTGTGATGCAAACACCAGTCAACAAAGGTCAAATTGAGTAGGGACTAGAATGCAAAGAATTGCAAGCGCTGAACAATACCATTATACTGCAACTACCTAAATATATGGCAATGCAAACACTGGTTAACAAAAGACAGATTGGATAGAAACAATGTGTTTGCCATTAGGGCTTAGCATACCATTATCCAAAAGCTACCCAATATGCTTGAGAATGTAAAGAGCAGTATCAATCAGCTTGCCTGGATTTCAAGAGGATGCCCATGGATTCCCATCCGCCGATCAATCATACATGATCCATCAGTTACTAGCAATGTAGGAAACATGTCAAATCCATCAGACAAGCATAAATTCAGGATTAATCTGATGCCTGTTTGCACATCAACCCTTTCTTGCAGAGCAAAGTCTCCAGTAATTTTGCCATATGCCCTCAACAGGATTATCCACCAAAGACCTTAGAAATAGAGAGCttgatatattaaaaaaatgaaaagtaaATTTATCTTCAGAGGTACAATATGACTCCAAACAAATACTCACCAGAGTCAACTGGCGCTACACGTCCAATGGCTGACTCTCCAAAATCAGGATCGAGGACCTCCTCAAATGCTTCACTGTTTCCATCTAAAGGCACGGATCTAACTTTGAAACTAGCAGGCATCAACCCCTGACCAGGACTATAGCAATCCACTGTCTTCTCCCAACTCTGATAGATCCAAAAAtgagaataaaaaaaacattagtTTTCTTTTCAAATACCATTTTACATAACCAGAGGGAGTGCTGAAACATCCATTTGAGCTAGCAGCATGATGCGATGAAACATTTTGAATGCAGCATATTAAGCTGGATCAACCGGAAAACACCTCAGCACTGGAGATTCATGGCAGGGCTAGGATTTGGTAATGGGTGTGCAAACAATAAAAGATATGTGAGACATTCCAAATAAAATTCAGAGTATGTCCTTCACTTTCAAATAATCAATACTTTCAACCAAACGTGAATAACTAAGCATACACattttggataattttttttaaaggaaaacaGTAGGGGAGGGCCCCACTGtagtaaatatattatataaaaagggggaaaacTCACTCGGGGGATGTACAGGGAGACCTAGattagaagaaaagagaggaacTATACAAGTGAAGAGAACCAAGATGACATCAGGGAATTCAAAGGCCCATGGACCCTATTTAACTGTAAGAAAAAATCTGAGATGAAACAATCTTTCCATCCAAGAAAAGAAGGCCTGatatttctaaaaatatgatTATTTTGTTGCTTCTAGATACTCCAAGTCATAATGATGAATATGTCCATGAAGAATGGCTTCTGAAAATCCTTTGCAGCCTTCTGCATCATCATGAAGAACGGAAGATTGTGATCCCAAGGCATCTGGATGAAAAACCAGCAATTGGCTGCAAAGGGACATGTGAAAAAGAGGTGGAAAGCAGTTTCTTCGGTGTTGTTGGTACACATCACACAATTGTAATTATTTCCTTCAATCTTCAACCTCTTCCTTTTTAGGATGTTCCTTGTATTGAGTCTGTCCATTAGAAGTAACCATATGAACACTTTGAGCTTCCTGCTACAAGTAGACTTCCAAATCCAGCGTAGAGGGGGTGGAGGTTGAATGTTCCTAAAAGGGAAGTTATAAAACTTCTTGGCTGTGTATGAATCAGTGCCCCAAATGTAATGCCATTCATCATTCTGGCCTGAACGATTCTAATGAGAGTTCAACTTTGTATGTAACACTGTAAGCTCCTGGAAAGCCTGTTCAGAGAGTGGGATATGAAAATGTTTGTGAATGGACATGTCTTCTCTGAAAGAGGCCATTGAAACATTTTGGATAAAATGTTACCAAAGCACCACTCAGTAATATCTCAAGCAAGCGTAACAAGGTAAAGAAAGTTGAGGGGCTGGATGGTTTAATTAGGAGGGGCATTTGGGCAAAATATGCATCGAGGATAATGAAGTACCAAGTATTTGTGAGAAAAAAACTTCCGGCCAAGAGTgtcaattatttgaaaacaaaggtaGTTACATAACATCGAAGTTCAAATGGGACAAACTACATATTGTTAGTACTGCAAAAAGTATCACAAAATATCGATGATGAGCGGCACCGAATGTTAAAACGGTAACATGATATCTCTATACTCTATCTTGACCTTAGGTCCATAGCCATCCATGCAGTACCACTTATGGTAGGCCATACCAACTGACATAAGTATGCCTATGGATGACAGTACACTTACTTTGAAATGCAGaaattttcttcttattttacGCTTAGAGTTGTGATGTTATGCATTTTATATGAATACATGCTTCAATTTATAACTTATGCCAAAGACACAAAGGAGGTCAACCTTATGGCCATATCACCAGAAAGTGTGCCAAATAAATTAGTACAAGAAACCCCAGGCCTAAGCAATATGACAAGAATTCTGATACAGGATGATCTTAGTaacgaaatgaaaaaaaaaaaggtatagAAAACACCACAATTATTAGCTCAAATCAGCTAAGTCAAAGGAATCATGGACAACTCTCAAACTCAGTTCAGAAGATAATCCTATGTTAATGGTATTGTGGCAAACAGATCGTATAGAGGAGGCATACATTATGAGTGCAAAATGAATTTTCCTTTTGAAAGTGCTTTTAGTTCAGTTCGATAAAACTTAAAACACATATGTTACAAGCACCAGTAGCAAATGTCACATCATACAAGACATTCGGATCCCTCAAAATTCTAAGGGTCTTAAGTGAACAATCACAAGCCAATCCTGCCAATTGAATTTTAGAGCAATACAGATACTTGACCGAATTGCAGGCACACTGTTTTTTCCATAATCTAATGATCTAGTGTTTGAAGTTTGTTGGCAGACGCTAGAAAGGACATTGTGAGGAATTCATGCCTTCTTTCCAATAAAATGGCAAGCATTTTGCAGTTTTGCAGGACTGGACGTAGGTGAAAATTAAAGCTCATAATTTTTTTCGCCTGGCTTGATCACACCTGCCCGATGCTTTCTACAGTTCAATTTGAAGGTAGAGGGGTCTAAATCCTAGTGTTCAACAACCTAGAGACTGCAGGACTATAATATGAATGACTGTTCTCCAGAAACTAAATTTTCATACTATTTGGGTTATTCTAGCAACTAAAATCCTGCAGAATTATGCAGCAACAATTTTAAGAAACAATATTATATCTTCAACTAAACTTGCACACCACACCACTACAGCACGAATGGAGTGCAATCTACTCCTCAAGTCCGCACGACTCACCTGGAGCTGCAAGGTGTGGAGCAGGAAGTTCTTCACGATATCGCTCTCCCCCTTGAGAAGGAACGCGATGGCCGACGGCACGAAGTCCCTGATGAACACCTGGTCGTAATTGAGCTGGTTAGACGTGGACGGGTCGTTCGCCGCCACCGTCCCGACGGCGCTACCGCAGTAGTTGACGACTGCGCGGCCGAGCAGCCACcacgcctccttctcctccgaCGACCCCTCCCTTCTCCTCACCGCCTCCACCCCTGCCTTCAGGCCCTCCAGCTCCACCTCCTGGCACGCCAGCGTCGCCTGCTCGTGCGCCGCCTCGGACGCGGCCGCCTCCTCCGGTGGCGGCgggctgctcgggggcgactCAAGCGGCGGGGCCGAGGGCGATAGAGTGGCGGCGCGGAACGGGTCGAAGGGCGGGGGCTTGTAGCGCTCCCCGGATGAGGACGTGGCGGAGTCGGCCGTCGTGGAGAGGAGGCGCCGCGCGGCCGCAGTGAGCGGGGAaaccgcggcggcggaggaggagaagcggcGGCGCGAGAGCAAGAGGCATAGGAGCGCGTGGCGCCTCGCGCCGTGTCGGAGGtgggcgatggcggcggccgccATTGGAATTTGGATTGCGGAGGAAGAAAGGTTTCGTCGCTGAGATTGGATTCGCGATTGTGAATTCTTGGGAGGAGAGACGGGCCGAGGGGGGAATTGAAATTGACGCTTGGTTCGATCGCCGCGGTAATTAACAGCAGCGGGGAGCGATTAACTCGCTGATGACAGGGTAGCTTTTGGTTTGGGAAAGTGCAAAATATAGGCTCCGTGGGATCGTACGGCGCAGGACGCTACACGTTCGTGGCGCTTAATTGACACGAGCTTCGGATGAGGCGGTACGTGGGAAGAGAAAATTCCGTGCACGTATGTGTTATTTATACTGAGATTCGTATAAAAGATTGTGAAAAGAAATTAGAAttgtaaaataattaataaatataaaagtATTAGGTAAGAGATGTACGAATGAGATAGATCGGATTATCTGGACCTTTGCCTTTTTCAGGTTATGTGACAGGTTATTCGTGGTTCACGTGatggaggttttttttttctttgggctcTGTTTTGGGAAGGAGAAAGGTGATTTGTGTTGGAACTGTTGAGCAACGATGCATGGTTGTACCTACGTTCATCTGTCGAATCAGACCGTCAGGAATGCCCGTGGTGATTATTCATATGGGCTTTTTGTTTTTTGGCAAACATGTGGATCACTTTCTCGCTCAACTATGCAAGAGTGGGCATGCATAGCTGCTTATACGACGCTTCACTGATCCACCGTCTCCTCCATGCCTAGTGATCACCCACTAATGTTCAGTGCATTTTTCGATATAGGGGTTGCCTACCATCTTTGACACAATAACCTAACCCCTGACGGCAGCGCCGACCAACCGCCACTTGCATTTGTCGTATCGAAGCATGTTTTGAAGAGGTGAATGCTCTGAAAATTTTAAACATTAGTTCAGATTTATAACAAATCCTAATAATTCAGATCCCCAAGCTCCCTTTCTAAACAAGCCTGAAGTGTCCTTCCATTTGTAACGGGAGGATGTCATCCCGCTAGCCTATCCAAATGCATAGCGTCTTGTTCCCGGCCCAGCCCATCCAAACTCTCAAAATTCATCACACCGCTAGGCCGCTACTGGGCTTGATCCATCCTGCTAGCCTATCCAAATACATAGCGTCTTGTTCCCGGCCCAGCCTATCCAAACTCTCAAAATTCATTGCACCGCTAGGTCGCTACTGGGCTTGATCGCACTTGCCTTTTCCTGGACCAAGACACGATGGACAAGCGCGTCCTATTTCAGCTTATGGGTAGCACACTTTAAAATTTAGGAAAAAATCCATTTGATCTCCTACAACTATAAGCTCAGTCCAATTTACCTCCTTAAACCGCAAAATCAGTGATTGAGACTACCTTAACTATTTAAACTAGTTGTTTTTTCTCCTTGCGTGATTTTGACACTAGTTTTGTTTGAGCTAGCAACATGTGGCATACATATGGCAGTGGTCTTTGCCACATAGATTTATTTTCAATAAGAGGTGGCAACCCAGTCAGCAAATTGGAAAGAGACTGAGAGTTGGACCATACATCAACCTATATCCTCTTCTTACTCCAATTCTTTCTTCACTCTTTCTCTCTATTGGCCAGATCTAGGTTCGAGGACAACCCTGACATGATGGCGCGGAGAGCGGTGGGGTGGGAGCCTGCTCTTTTTCCTGCTAATCCATAATGATGTTTTGACTGCTCCTTCATCAATCACCAGCCTAGTCCTCATCTCCTGTTGCGAACAcatgctgtcggaggatgaactcctgtcgcagggatcccgagagacccattttttaaagattcggccggggggatgatcctgaacgagctcgtcggggaaataaatggaaacggaaataaatacaatggctggtggtgggggatgaccGACCTAGTgtaaaaaagagatagatgcaccggggtttagacaggttcgggccacgcgagggcgtaacaccctactcctgtgtgtgtgtgtaatatctttccttgaagggaattctttaaggatgtatctggttacaagggggtgctgcctacagagagcttgaggctcccgtgttctagctctgctcgagcttgtttgtgatgttcttgttctatcgtGTTGTATCGCCTCGTCTATGTCTTGTGCTGTATCTTGTATCGCCTCTTCTGAACTCCTTTTTTTTTAGCTTGGTCTTCAtatgttctccatcctttccttttataggcgcgcgccgacctcgacttatcctgaacgggaaagagggggcgcgagagccaaggcgccacggagaaaggcgtcatcattccgtcttggcgaagtgacaggggcggtgggaaaatgcggcgcgcatccgaccacccgccactgtgggcGTCCTCCGGTGCCatttgagagggcccaccgggcagccaaaGAGGCGctcggtgcgcccaccctgtcttgttcttctgtcagggcagggtggcaggtggagctcttcgatcctggcaacgttatcccgaggcacccggatgatacgggacgggacccgtgcatttaatggacccacgcccccctgccaaagcatggcagggtctgacactagggcgtgggcagctgagaatgtcaggatgtcaggatgtcaggccgcgcgtgcctattaaatgcggcattggacctttgactggctgacaccccgccgacgggacccttcgggtcgtcgggcgatcctgcgtgaaccttcgggaaactaagtgctcgggggctgccacgtgcagccttgagcactctctcccgagcactcttgtaggggccttcggggaaccgagtcctcgggggctgctacgtgcagccccgagcactctctcccgagtacttctgTAGggcccttcggggaaccgagtcctcgggggctgccacgtgcagccccgagcactctctcccgagtacttcggtaagaccttcggggaaccgagtcctcagggactgccacgtgcagccccgagcactctctcccgagcactttggtaggaccttcggggaaccgagtcctcggaggctgccacgtgcagccccgagcactctctcccgagcacttggctgtttggatcatcgggggactatggtactcgggggtgagTGGGAATCCTTcggagcactttcttcccggtacttggactctgcgggtcatcggggaactggggtgctcgggaaccagaggctgcggccccgagcaccttctcccggaacttagattcttctcatcctgcaggggggacctcgcgggatggtgacacgtggcggacggccggcctggtctcgggactcagggacccctggttcccgatacaccgacagtagcccccgggcccattggtaggcgatggcacggagactgcggatgggcccttcgtcgcggccgaggccaaggctggtgtcgacgccacatggcaggctttcaggaggtggcccttgcggacccagacctcaagcaCGACCCGACGGGAAaacgagtggacgcgtgtccacacaacttccgaagggtatgacgaccgtacgggcggcacgcgcggccgccgcgcagatcgaggaaaatacgcctggcagccgctgatgccgcacgatcggcgggagattcgcctggcggttgcgtcgatcgaggcgacgtttcgccgagcgaaccgttgggcggcaatttttgaattttgagatataaaaagggggaaaggatcggtccgtccccctctttacgcctccTTGCACTTCTGCTCTTGCTTTCTTCgcgctccgaagcccttaggaatttctcaggcgaccggagcactcttccttcccttcctccatCACCAAAACACCTCCATTCCTGCCTAGATGACGAGGGTCGGAGGAGGCCGCcgagacaaggcttcggacagcatcttgccggagtctcgtctgag of Phragmites australis chromosome 3, lpPhrAust1.1, whole genome shotgun sequence contains these proteins:
- the LOC133912373 gene encoding neutral/alkaline invertase 1, mitochondrial, which codes for MAAAAIAHLRHGARRHALLCLLLSRRRFSSSAAAVSPLTAAARRLLSTTADSATSSSGERYKPPPFDPFRAATLSPSAPPLESPPSSPPPPEEAAASEAAHEQATLACQEVELEGLKAGVEAVRRREGSSEEKEAWWLLGRAVVNYCGSAVGTVAANDPSTSNQLNYDQVFIRDFVPSAIAFLLKGESDIVKNFLLHTLQLQSWEKTVDCYSPGQGLMPASFKVRSVPLDGNSEAFEEVLDPDFGESAIGRVAPVDSGLWWIILLRAYGKITGDFALQERVDVQTGIRLILNLCLSDGFDMFPTLLVTDGSCMIDRRMGIHGHPLEIQALFYSAVRCAREMIGVNDGSKNLIRAINNRLSALSFHIREYYWVDMKKINEIYRYKTEEYSYDAINKFNIYPEQIPSWLADWIPEKGGYLIGNLQPAHMDFRFFSLGNLWAIVSSLATQRQAEGILNLIEAKWDDIVANMPLKICYPALENEEWRIITGSDPKNTPWSYHNGGSWPTLLWQFTLACIKMGRRDLALRAVEVAEKRLSNDKWPEYYDTRTGRFIGKQSRLYQTWTIAGYLSSKMLLDCPEMASILICEEDFELLEGCACSVNKSARIKCSRRAAKSQVLV